In the genome of Balneolaceae bacterium, the window TTTTAACTCTATTTACCATTTTTAACACCTCATTTACAATATTTCAGCCTTTTTCCTATTGGTTTTTTTGAACTTACAGTGATTATTGCTTAAAAGGTTCGAACCAAGTATTTTAGCAAATGATGGTTTTGGTTTTGTTATACAAGATCAGGCTGTTATAACTATCAATGGGAACTTAGTTAGATGGGATTTATTTATGGAAAACCGTGAAGTAGGAACTGTTAAATGGTTTCATAATGGTAAAGGGTATGGATTCATTACCCGCGAAGATGGTGACGATGTATTTGTACATTACTCAGAAATTCAAAGTGATGGATTTAAAAAACTGAGCGAAGGAGAAAAAGTTGAATTTACAATTGCTGATGGTGAGAAAGGCTTACAGGCAAAAGAAGTTATTCAGCTCCAATAAGTTTTTTACATTCACAGGCATTTTTTATTCTCTCCCGATTTAGATGCAGTGGCTAAAACATATCACCGTAGATTTGATAGCCACTATCGTAATCGCGATTGTTGTCTTTTTTGATACAACAGTTGTATTGGAATATGTAGTTTATATATATACCGGTTTGATGGTATTGGCTCGCCTGTTTACGCTACTTAATCAAAACTTCAGGTCCATTACCAAAAGAAAAACCAAAAGCGCACCAAACTGGATGTACCATATTCTCTATTTTCTAAATGTAGCTTTTCTTGCGTATGGAATACACTATATCACCGCTGCCGGCTGGGTTTTTATTTGGGGTGTAGCTTATTACGTTCACAGCCAATCAGGATAAATTCTCTTCCTTACCTTCGTTTTAGACAAACCTTAACAATTTTCTAACATTTTCAATTTTAGGGTACGAAACGAATCAAAATAAAGTTGTCTATTCATACAATCTGATGACCATTGTCGTAGAAAGTCATTAAAAAGCGAATGTAAATACGATTGGAATTGTTCCGAATATGAAATAAGACAATTATGAAAAAATTTACCCTATATATAACTGCATATCTTCTCATTGCAATTACAATATCCTGTAACTCTTTTGCGCAGAATCAGGAAGTGACCGAGGAAGATCACCAACATTTTTTGAACAATATTACATATACCGAAGCTATGAGCGACTCACAAAACAAAGAAAAAGTAGTTCGAACTGAAGAAGAATGGAAAAACCGACTTTCCTCAGAAGAGTTTAGAGTTCTACGAAAGAAAGGTACAGAGATACCTTTTATCAACGAATACAATAGCAATGAAGAAACAGGAGTGTATCTCTGCAAAGCATGCGGACAACCACTTTTCCATTCTGATACCAAATATAAAAGCGGAACCGGCTGGCCGAGTTTCTACAAGCCAATCGATGAAGATGCTGTTGAAGAAAAAGAAGACAATAGCTTTTTCATGACCCGAACAGAAATTGTATGCAGCCGTTGTGATTCCCATATCGGCCATGTATTTGATGACGGGCCACAACCAACCGGACTCCGGTATTGCATGAATTCAGCCGCGCTTCATTTTGTGCCTAAAGATTCTGAGCAGACAACACAATCAAACGAATAATGATTACTTGAACAAACAAAATGTTCGGTTGATGATTTAGTTGATTGAGTCTCAAATTTAATCTTTTCTTTATAAATCAGTATTTGGAATATTCCAGATGCTGATTTTTTTATTGTACTTGTCATCAGGATTCAATTCATTACTTGGGAATCGAATATTTATTGCAATAATATGGATACACAAAGTTCAAGCAGAAAAGCACAAACACTTGTTGAGGCATCATTCAACCCAAAAATAAAAACTTATATAAATGCCACAGTTATTTTGATCTGCTGCATTACTATTTTTGGAATTGTGTTAATCCCTTTTTG includes:
- a CDS encoding cold shock domain-containing protein, whose translation is MENREVGTVKWFHNGKGYGFITREDGDDVFVHYSEIQSDGFKKLSEGEKVEFTIADGEKGLQAKEVIQLQ
- the msrB gene encoding peptide-methionine (R)-S-oxide reductase MsrB — encoded protein: MKKFTLYITAYLLIAITISCNSFAQNQEVTEEDHQHFLNNITYTEAMSDSQNKEKVVRTEEEWKNRLSSEEFRVLRKKGTEIPFINEYNSNEETGVYLCKACGQPLFHSDTKYKSGTGWPSFYKPIDEDAVEEKEDNSFFMTRTEIVCSRCDSHIGHVFDDGPQPTGLRYCMNSAALHFVPKDSEQTTQSNE